From one Anopheles cruzii chromosome 3, idAnoCruzAS_RS32_06, whole genome shotgun sequence genomic stretch:
- the LOC128273492 gene encoding uncharacterized protein LOC128273492 produces the protein MSANMLAILITMVIPSVAICFVLVIAFANIYLNIRRRFPAKVNCWFCNSDTCVPYDQSNSFVCPACTQYNGFTADGDYNREIPEQYQAKLNRDYCVSPLGNITDDDKWGNAKGFVASATHYNGLCFGCNRNQELKMHQLASFVPEDESNYDCEVEEYSKQLEQAYKLCGRCERVLKRTLNDVKRNILGSKLAQLGSKGLSVLDMHMRASTKQIARMKRQRWARFCVYAVTLLLVLKLPQEFADAGWHLVDLIQLCPAPLLTGLTVALSYMLTIRQVVQQQLTNLLTEPAIQQTTERMDALGRELMQKYAPELMSTSNKCFDTLGEHVSNEQRTHLLLNVAIMALAALLVSLGSQRMAIRQATIIALGVVDCVLKYNYQRMDTGLYFSIAALGLSVSCLGQQSIRGDVAGGDLNSSFHKIYSQQCSESDYSDVDTTFSENHSMRNCGQGSKVSPNVQRTVTRREVADLSQKSLDTTKSMSPSAYSLSPTNAFFFPDYRNSGSHTPSVRAEPSDKVSGSLFNIPDGVRHESAEASSVFNRSTVAAAGSLLKTPSFSVDDFSRTAQLSGNHREPELGFRGGLNPFHRSMSTIRRKEPCDDPLIEDDIDRLSISGRASLNTSRTSNNPFAQFDVDSGPLSGVRRRRNAQPSEPFPTVSEESIWPKRTPTGNASSVIGGQTHMSRTSSQSSGFESQSATRRNTPTEVESLAVGTGPDVVHEPATVPPPSPVPSSASVLQRNYHQAASPWYGARVSLPATSPPQHHHNHRSLFSEQSLFKNAFQQPQQSGAPNGLFFPRLNLTSAGGPGSTTSSAASSASHVNMRHIFPPQQSQTPSYHYHHQYPVAASTTLGSNYDYTAPTLPPLAALRATQPPRLSPFNAVTAGVFGGKGVTSTGPSSSLGGTSFYTSSRSITASGRASLLNLSKLTNKTNGGGGGDLSPAV, from the exons ATGAGTGCGAATATGCTTGCGATACTCATCACAATGGTGATACCGTCGGTGGCGATCTGTTTCGTGCTGGTGATCGCGTTCGCCAATATATATCTGAATATCAG ACGGCGCTTTCCGGCAAAGGTCAATTGCTGGTTTTGCAACAGCGACACATGCGTGCCGTACGATCAGTCCAATTCATTCGTATGTCCGGCCTGCACACAGTACAATGGGTTCACTGCCGACGGGGACTACAATCGCGAAATACCGGAGCAGTACCAGGCAAAGTTGAACAGGGATTACTGCGTCAGCCCACTGGGCAACATAACGGACGACGACAAGTGGGGCAACGCCAAAGGGTTCGTCGCATCGGCCACTCACTATAACGGCCTGTGCTTCGGGTGCAACCGCAATCAGGAGTTGAAGATGCATCAACTGGCCTCGTTCGTGCCAGAGGATGAATCTAACTACGACTGCGAGGTGGAGGAATACAG CAAACAACTGGAACAGGCCTACAAACTGTGTGGACGCTGCGAACGCGTTCTCAAGCGCACCCTGAACGACGTGAAGCGGAATATTCTCGGTTCGAAGCTGGCCCAACTCGGAAGCAAAGGTCTGTCGGTGCTAGATATGCATATGCGCGCCTCTACGAAGCAGATCGCGCGCATGAAGCGACAACGGTGGGCTCGGTTTTGTGTGTACGCCGTTACGCTGCTCCTGGTGTTGAAGCTGCCGCAAGAATTCGCTGATGCCGGCTGGCACTTGGTCGACCTGATACAGCTCTGTCCCGCTCCCCTGCTCACTGGGTTGACTGTGGCGCTGTCCTACATGCTGACCATACGGCAAGTGGTACAACAACAGTTGACAAACCTACTAACCGAACCGGCCATCCAGCAGACGACCGAGCGTATGGATGCGTTGGGCCGGGAACTGATGCAAAAGTACGCACCCGAGCTAATGTCCACTTCTAACAAGTGCTTCGACACACTCGGAGAGCACGTATCGAACGAGCAGCGCACCCACCTTCTGCTCAATGTGGCCATAATGGCCCTAGCTGCGCTGCTAGTCTCGCTCGGTAGCCAAAGGATGGCCATCAGACAGGCTACGATCATTGCGCTGGGAGTGGTAGACTGCGTTCTGAAGTACAACTATCAACGGATGGACACGGGCTTATACTTTAGCATCGCGGCGCTAGGGTTGTCGGTTAGCTGCCTCGGTCAACAGTCCATTCGTGGCGATGTGGCCGGAGGTGATCTAAACTCGAGCTTCCATAAAATTTACTCGCAGCAGTGCAGCGAAAGCGACTACTCCGACGTCGATACCACATTCAGTGAGAACCACTCGATGAGGAACTGTGGCCAGGGTAGCAAAGTCTCTCCGAACGTCCAGCGTACCGTCACGCGACGCGAGGTTGCCGATCTCAGTCAAAAGTCCCTGGACACAACGAAATCGATGAGTCCGTCCGCATATTCACTGTCGCCAACGAATGCGTTCTTTTTCCCCGACTATCGGAACAGCGGAAGCCACACTCCGTCCGTTCGGGCGGAACCGAGCGATAAAGTTAGTGGCTCACTGTTCAATATTCCCGACGGGGTGCGTCACGAATCGGCTGAAGCAAGTTCCGTGTTCAATCGGtccaccgtcgccgctgctGGTTCCCTACTGAAAACGCCGTCCTTTTCGGTGGACGATTTTTCCCGCACTGCACAGCTCAGTGGCAACCATCGTGAGCCGGAACTCGGGTTCCGCGGCGGACTGAATCCGTTTCATCGCTCGATGAGCACCATCCGTCGGAAGGAGCCGTGTGATGATCCACTGATCGAAGACGATATCGATCGGTTGTCGATTAGTGGACGTGCCTCGCTTAACACCTCCCGAACCAGTAACAATCCGTTCGCACAGTTTGACGTGGACAGCGGCCCTCTGTCTGGCGTCCGTCGGAGGCGCAATGCGCAACCGTCGGAGCCGTTCCCAACGGTCAGCGAAGAATCGATATGGCCGAAGCGTACGCCGACCGGAAATGCCAGCAGTGTCATCGGCGGACAGACTCACATGTCCCGTACCTCATCACAGAGTTCCGGGTTCGAATCGCAGAGTGCCACCCGGCGAAACACGCCAACCGAGGTGGAATCACTGGCGGTCGGTACAGGCCCTGATGTGGTCCACGAACCTGCGACAGTTCCACCACCATCTCCAGTCCCTTCCTCGGCTTCCGTTCTACAGCGGAACTACCACCAAGCAGCTAGTCCCTGGTACGGGGCCCGAGTAAGCTTACCAGCGACCTCGCcgccacagcaccaccacaaccaccggTCACTGTTCAGCGAGCAGAGTCTATTCAAAAATGCCTTCCAACAGCCACAGCAGTCCGGAGCACCGAATGGACTGTTTTTCCCGCGCCTAAACCTTACCAGCGCCGGAGGTCCTGGTTCGACTACTAGTTCGGCTGCTTCCTCAGCTTCCCATGTCAATATgagacacatttttccaccgcaACAATCGCAAACACCATCCTATCACTATCACCATCAAtatccggtggccgccagcacGACGCTGGGTTCCAATTACGACTACACGGCACCAACACTACCTCCTCTAGCGGCATTGCGAGCGACCCAACCGCCAAGATTGTCGCCGTTCAACGCCGTCACTGCCGGAGTATTTGGCGGAAAGGGCGTAACATCGACGGGCCCATCGTCCTCCCTAGGTGGAACCAGTTTCTATACCTCTTCGAGGTCCATCACTGCCAGCGGCAGAGCGAGTCTGCTGAATCTTAGTAAAttaaccaacaaaacaaacggcggcggcggaggcgacCTTTCGCCCGCCGTCTAA
- the LOC128274952 gene encoding F-BAR domain only protein 2: MSSKMTVDFNDYFWGDKNSGYEVLYQNMKYGLSATKELADYFRERSNLEEYNSKLLTKLANKAGSSGGGTFSPLWIILKSTTERLSELHAQKVQKLTELVKNVTKYAEDLHKKHKTVKDEESGTQDAVQAMKESTNAVAKAKDIHNTRLQEVEKARKESSTKEIEKSEAKLRKHQDDYKALVEKHNTIKQEFEKKMTITCRRFQEMEEAHLKQMKEFLCSYMDIAQNNFDLVGQVHSDLKRQFLELTVDKLLEQFVLNKYTGLEKPELIELDFESGTGGASATGNSHQLLVNTSTGPSSSSPAPSSSVGGGLLESPTLSANSATQPIAISGPPMKKESHIRSWFSSSSTAAVPTNSPVNLSTSPTAISVGGGLRYDGLGGSDGQQHQQQPQLQMSLHHPQRAMSPIPTGSGGAQLNDSTTTTANVSGSAQSTSKQTSKSFYGDLFSFKHSNTSANHHQPNSPNLPSNGHNSNSGNKQQSPQMKQPEQESLQQQQQHQQQQQQQQQQQQQQKSSRRTTSLLNLFMSNSQGSRDSRDSRDSTASGAGGGGITGAGGTGGGARNSMSSTGGTVSAPTSPNDLETGSSGGAIDHHHQQQQQLASSTTASSFMGRNALLRGSKFSGFLRSRREKAKSKKAKKKKDSTENSGAKEDNILDGDSKAETGTTDSATNLQTTSAVSASNVAPTATPEVDEDGYSIQPRETTWDSATITEKSNNFYSSSDSDSEDEREERKIHVEIKPLNNGAAPISASVDELRATVENLSLSPIGILTSARRGSSFDPQYPDRLLRMKRSKSVSQQIGDNSKPSHDLLSLNHSIFQQQQQQQHHQQHQLHQQQQQQQQQQQQQQQQQQQQQQHALHHQPSIGNASLLNNNAAHLTSPNASNASTPTTVHPYAPLQSPTLSMSTSSNNRYADLGDIFSEVGDISVSAPASANLTKLSQRQIPTPTSTGGSSIAIPRPPSRRSEAAVARDRVSPASQIARADSVGSLEFRSPSVGIGSSRGPSPLTIGMSDTIPLAVAFHEIIHAYFKGADESRCQVKMSGDMMISFPAGIVNVLTNNPNPAKLGFRIKNLQNLDNVLPNKQLISIDRLQSTSFSTTLEFNMPVLTAILRRQSEQNPTAPHINVDILKYQIKAKPGAASCPFQLVSYWKCEQRHTDIKIDYKYNCHAMAQASPLLNVSISVPVDGGVKNVQSKPHSAWQGESSRLVWNFTDVSQHSESGGVDTLRARLEVGSGPSTPAIISSQFNCEGTTLSGIEFELAGTGYRLSLVKRRFVSGKYICEGDGIRTAKTPTPPNVPGVMSPIPFGTSKSANAPSGGTTG, translated from the exons ATGTCAAGCAAGATGACTGTCGATTTCAAcgattatttttgg GGAGACAAAAACAGTGGCTATGAGGTGTTGTACCAAAACATGAAGTATGGCCTGTCGGCCACTAAGGAACTGGCGGATTACTTTCGCGAGCGCTCGAACCTGGAGGAGTACAATTCGAAGCTGTTGACGAAGCTTGCTAACAAGGCGGGCTCGAGTGGTGGCGGTACATTTTCGCCACTCTGGATCATCCTCAAATCCACCACCGAACGCCTGTCGGAGTTGCACGCCCAGAAGGTGCAGAAGCTCACGGAGCTGGTCAAAAACGTCACCAAATACGCCGAAGATCTAcacaaaaagcataaaacggtGAAGGATGAAGAGTCGGGTACACAAGACGCCGTACAG gcGATGAAGGAATCGACCAATGCTGTCGCCAAGGCAAAGGACATCCACAACACACGGCTGCAGGAGGTGGAAAAGGCACGCAAGGAGAGTTCTACCAAAGAGATAGAGAAGTCGGAGGCCAAGCTGCGCAAGCATCAGGATGACTACAAGGCGTTGGTGGAGAAGCATAACACGATCAAGCAAGAGTTTGAGAAAAAAATGACAATAACCTGCCGG CGTTTTCAAGAAATGGAAGAAGCTCATCTAAAGCAAATGAAAGAGTTCCTGTGCTCGTATATGGATATCGCGCAGAATAATTTCGACTTAGTTGGACAG GTTCATTCGGATTTGAAACGTCAATTCCTGGAGCTAACGGTAGATAAGCTTTTGGAGCAGTTTGTTCTCAATAAGTACACTGGTTTGGAAAAACCGG AGTTGATTGAGCTTGATTTTGAAAGCGGTACCGGTGGAGCCAGTGCTACCGGCAACAGCCATCAGTTGCTAGTAAACACCTCGACCGGGCCGAGTAGTAGCTCTCCCGCGCCGTCGTCCTCCGTTGGCGGTGGACTGCTCGAATCTCCAACGCTGTCGGCCAACAGTGCCACACAGCCGATCGCTATCTCAGGTCCACCGATGAAAAAGGAAAGCCACATTCGGTCGTGGTTCAGCTCGAGTTCGACGGCAGCTGTGCCGACTAACTCACCGGTTAATCTGTCCACCTCACCCACGGCAATTTCGGTAGGTGGTGGCCTCCGTTACGACGGACTCGGTGGTAGCGACgggcaacagcatcagcaacaaccGCAGCTGCAAATGTCTTTACACCATCCGCAACGGGCCATGTCTCCGATACCGACTGGAAGCGGCGGGGCGCAATTAAACGACAGTACAACGACCACGGCGAATGTATCCGGATCCGCACAAAGTACGAGCAAGCAAACAAGTAAATCGTTCTACGGCGATCTGTTTTCCTTCAAACATAGCAATACCTCCGCTAACCACCATCAGCCAAACTCGCCCAATCTGCCATCTAACGGACataacagcaacagcggcaaTAAGCAACAATCGCCACAAATGAAACAACCGGAACAAGAATCTttacagcaacagcagcaacatcagcagcaacagcaacaacagcaacaacagcaacaacaacaaaaatcttCCCGTCGCACTACTTCCCTTCTAAACCTCTTCATGTCTAACTCTCAGG GAAGTCGCGATAGCCGCGATAGTCGCGACTCGACCGcgagtggtgctggtggcggtggtatCACGGGTGCCGGAGGTACTGGCGGTGGAGCCAGGAATTCCATGTCTTCCACCGGAGGCACTGTTTCCGCCCCGACCAGCCCGAACGATCTGGagaccggcagcagcggagGAGCtatcgaccaccaccatcaacagcagcagcagctagcGTCGTCGACCACGGCCAGTTCGTTTATGGGCCGGAATGCTTTGCTGCGAGGCTCGAAAT TTTCTGGATTCCTGCGTAGCCGGCGAGAGAAGGCCAAATCAAAGAaagccaaaaagaagaaggatTCAACGGAAAATTCCGGTGCCAAAGAGGACAATATTTTGGACGG TGACAGTAAAGCTGAAACGGGAACTACGGACAGTGCAACGAATTTGCAGACGACTTCCGCGGTCAGTGCATCGAACGTAGCTCCAACGGCCACCCCCGAGGTCGATGAGGACGGTTACAGTATACAACCGCGAGAAACGACGTGGGACAGTGCCACTATCACCGAGAAAAGTA aTAACTTCTATTCCAGTTCGGACAGTGACAGCGAAGACGAGCGAGAGGAACGCAAAATACACGTCGAAATTAAGCCACTTAATAACGGGGCGGCACCAATCTCGGCCAGTGTCGACGAGTTACGAGCAACGGTTGAAAACCTTTCGCTCTCGCCCATCGGTATTCTGACATCG GCGCGACGTGGCTCAAGTTTCGATCCCCAGTACCCGGACCGACTGCTGCGTATGAAACGCTCCAAGTCCGTTTCACAGCAGATCGGTGACAACAGCAAACCTAGCCACGATCTGCTGTCGTTAAACCATTCTATctttcaacagcaacagcaacagcagcaccaccaacaacaccagttacatcaacagcagcagcaacaacagcagcagcagcagcagcagcagcagcagcagcagcaacagcagcaacacgcgCTGCACCACCAACCGTCGATCGGAAATGCTTCGCTGCTGAACAACAATGCGGCGCATCTAACTAGTCCGAATGCATCGAATGCCTCAACGCCAACCACTGTGCATCCGTACGCACCGCTCCAAAGTCCAACGTTGTCGATGTCTACTAGTTCCAA CAATCGATATGCCGATCTGGGAGACATTTTCTCCGAGGTCGGCGATATCAGTGTTTCGGCGCCCGCTTCAGCAAATCTAACCAAGCTGTCGCAGCGCCAGATTCCGACGCCGACCTCAACGGGTGGTAGTAGTATCGCCATTCCGAGGCCACCGTCCAGAAGATCTGAAGCAGCGG TTGCTCGCGACCGGGTTAGTCCTGCCTCACAAATCGCCCGTGCCGACAGTGTCGGTAGCTTGGAGTTCCGTAGCCCAAGCGTCGGTATCGGTTCGTCCCGCGGTCCGTCTCCATTGACGATCGGAATGTCCGATACGATTCCACTAGCAGTTGCATTCCACGAAATCATCCATGCGTATTTCAA GGGTGCTGACGAGTCCCGCTGTCAGGTGAAAATGTCAGGCGACATGATGATATCCTTTCCGGCCGGTATCGTCAACGTGCTGACCAacaacccgaacccggccaAGCTGGGCTTCCGTATCAAAAACCTACAGAATCTCGACAACGTGCTGCCGAACAAGCAGCTCATCTCGATCGACCGGCTGCAGTCGACCAGCTTTAGCACTACGCTCGAGTTCAACATGCCAGTATTGACGGCGATCTTGCGGCGCCAGTCGGAGCAGAACCCAACCGCACCACACATCAACGTCGACATCCTTAAGTATCAGATAAAGGCGAAACCGGGCGCCGCTTCCTGTCCGTTCCAGCTCGTTTCGTATTGGAAGTGCGAACAGCGGCACACGGACATTAAAATCGACTACAAGTACAACTGCCACGCAATGGCGCAAGCGTCGCCACTGCTGAACGTGTCCATATCGGTGCCGGTTGATGGTGGTGTCAAAAATGTGCAATCGAAACCACACTCCGCCTG GCAAGGTGAATCGAGTCGATTGGTGTGGAACTTTACGGACGTCTCGCAACACTCCGAGAGTGGTGGTGTAGATACGCTGCGGGCCCGGCTCGAGGTAGGTTCGGGGCCGTCAACACCTGCCATCATTTCGTCACAGTTCAACTGCGAGGGTACAACACTGTCCGGAATTGAGTTCGAGCTTGCTGGTACCGGCTACCGACTGTCGCTGGTCAAGCGTCGGTTTGTATCAG GAAAGTATATCTGCGAAGGCGACGGCATTCGGACGGCGAAAACTCCTACCCCACCGAACGTGCCCGGCGTCATGTCTCCAATACCATTCGGTACGAGTAAATCGGCCAACGCTCCGTCTGGCGGTACCACTGGATAG
- the LOC128270018 gene encoding general odorant-binding protein 99a-like: MGSVTVVIVGASLLMLASAHPQHFYERGPQTLFQGHHENQVETHSKCSNKLHPVSVGDANPTYRPASYSEFLEVLLDCFNTLRIPLQRFPAYLAGLFPEDAETKCLLRCVAIKLGVYSDETGADLERHCLQFGLGECCDAFAQRHALCLQQNSVPCPDRCTAAYKQELCFQEPMAKYMDFHFNDFVAQMHKVKCSHNMPMLHP, translated from the coding sequence ATGGGATCCGTCACCGTAGTGATCGTCGGCGCCAGCCTCTTGATGCTGGCCTCTGCCCATCCCCAACATTTCTATGAACGTGGACCTCAAACTCTGTTCCAGGGACACCACGAAAATCAAGTCGAGACCCATTCGAAGTGCTCCAACAAGCTGCACCCGGTTTCGGTTGGGGATGCCAACCCGACCTACCGGCCGGCATCGTACTCCGAGTTCCTTGAGGTCCTGCTAGACTGCTTCAACACCCTGCGCATCCCGCTGCAGCGGTTCCCCGCGTACCTGGCCGGTCTGTTCCCGGAGGATGCGGAAACCAAGTGCCTGCTCCGTTGCGTGGCCATCAAGCTGGGAGTCTACAGCGACGAGACTGGTGCCGATCTTGAGCGCCACTGCCTGCAGTTCGGATTGGGCGAGTGCTGCGATGCCTTTGCCCAGCGTCACGCCCTCTGCCTGCAGCAAAACTCGGTCCCGTGCCCGGACCGCTGCACGGCCGCCTACAAGCAGGAACTCTGCTTCCAGGAGCCGATGGCCAAGTACATGGACTTCCACTTCAACGACTTCGTCGCTCAGATGCACAAGGTCAAGTGTAGCCACAACATGCCCATGCTGCATCCTTAA
- the LOC128272894 gene encoding uncharacterized protein LOC128272894 isoform X1, producing MNKSRNGALKKVCSYHKCMNSSTSNPDLTFFIFPKDLERRIKWVKNAGLSEKDAEDKTLYLCEVHFKNIYMCQSQRRKLLLQTAVPYPFDEMPKLNHESESMESLELPESVAYKEEHIVELETMVFSEMDNVEETAMIHEDMVDRESYSAEPMDNEIIETTSENSTIFARKRKDPVTQIAKMKAKLHSINRKKGTTTTGKANEFTLQLNDGTLIRKVNVTSNQLKSLNHKQTGYRPATATVAPQESTAESATKYTAESSCTSSTNAVEIIEQTEESLSNNGSDDESEKVQINEFIFKGEEYVQMPKSFYRKQLEELRRKVARYEHVLQVMREAMDHANSADN from the exons ATGAATAAGTCTCGAAATGGGGCGTTGAAGAAAGTTTGCAGCTATCACAAGTGCATGAATTCATCAACATCGAATCCAGATCTAACGTTTTTTATATTCCCAAAAGATCTTGAACGGCGCATAAAGTGGGTTAAAAATGCCGGATTAAGCGAGAAAGATGCTGAAGACAAAACCCTTTATCTTTGCGAAGTGCATTTTAAGAATATTTATATGTGCCAGAGTCAACGGCGAAAATTACTGCTGCAGACCGCAGTACCCTATCCGTTCGATGAGATGCCAAAGTTGAATCATGAATCGGAAAGCATGGAATCGTTAGAATTGCCTGAATCGGTAGCTTACAAGGAGGAGCACATCGTTGAGCTTGAAACAATGGTGTTCTCCGAAATGGACAACGTCGAAGAAACCGCCATGATCCATGAAG ATATGGTCGATCGAGAAAGCTATTCCGCTGAACCCATGGACAACGAAATTATCGAAACCACTTCTGAAAATTCAACGATATTCGCTCGCAAACGAAAGGATCCCGTAACGCAGATAGCCAAAATGAAGGCAAAGCTGCATTCcataaacagaaaaaagggaacaaccACAACAGGCAAAGCCAATGAGTTTACCCTACAGCTGAACGACGGAACGCTCATTCGAAAAGTAAATGTTACCTCAAATCAATTGAAATCACTTAACCACAAGCAAACGGGATATCGTCCGGCGACAGCGACTGTAGCACCACAGGAATCCACCGCCGAGTCAGCTACGAAGTACACCGCCGAATCGTCATGTACATCGTCTACGAATGCTGTAGAAATTATTGAACAAACGGAAGAAAGTTTATCTAACAATGGCAGCGACGATGAGTCGGAGAAAGTTCAGATCAACGAGTTCATCTTCAAAGGTGAAGAGTATGTGCAGATGCCGAAATCATTCTACAGAAAGCAGCTAGAGGAGTTGCGGCGAAAAGTGGCACGCTACGAGCACGTATTGCAAGTAATGCGCGAAGCTATGGACCACGCGAATTCTGCCGATAATTAA
- the LOC128272894 gene encoding uncharacterized protein LOC128272894 isoform X2: protein MHFKNIYMCQSQRRKLLLQTAVPYPFDEMPKLNHESESMESLELPESVAYKEEHIVELETMVFSEMDNVEETAMIHEDMVDRESYSAEPMDNEIIETTSENSTIFARKRKDPVTQIAKMKAKLHSINRKKGTTTTGKANEFTLQLNDGTLIRKVNVTSNQLKSLNHKQTGYRPATATVAPQESTAESATKYTAESSCTSSTNAVEIIEQTEESLSNNGSDDESEKVQINEFIFKGEEYVQMPKSFYRKQLEELRRKVARYEHVLQVMREAMDHANSADN from the exons A TGCATTTTAAGAATATTTATATGTGCCAGAGTCAACGGCGAAAATTACTGCTGCAGACCGCAGTACCCTATCCGTTCGATGAGATGCCAAAGTTGAATCATGAATCGGAAAGCATGGAATCGTTAGAATTGCCTGAATCGGTAGCTTACAAGGAGGAGCACATCGTTGAGCTTGAAACAATGGTGTTCTCCGAAATGGACAACGTCGAAGAAACCGCCATGATCCATGAAG ATATGGTCGATCGAGAAAGCTATTCCGCTGAACCCATGGACAACGAAATTATCGAAACCACTTCTGAAAATTCAACGATATTCGCTCGCAAACGAAAGGATCCCGTAACGCAGATAGCCAAAATGAAGGCAAAGCTGCATTCcataaacagaaaaaagggaacaaccACAACAGGCAAAGCCAATGAGTTTACCCTACAGCTGAACGACGGAACGCTCATTCGAAAAGTAAATGTTACCTCAAATCAATTGAAATCACTTAACCACAAGCAAACGGGATATCGTCCGGCGACAGCGACTGTAGCACCACAGGAATCCACCGCCGAGTCAGCTACGAAGTACACCGCCGAATCGTCATGTACATCGTCTACGAATGCTGTAGAAATTATTGAACAAACGGAAGAAAGTTTATCTAACAATGGCAGCGACGATGAGTCGGAGAAAGTTCAGATCAACGAGTTCATCTTCAAAGGTGAAGAGTATGTGCAGATGCCGAAATCATTCTACAGAAAGCAGCTAGAGGAGTTGCGGCGAAAAGTGGCACGCTACGAGCACGTATTGCAAGTAATGCGCGAAGCTATGGACCACGCGAATTCTGCCGATAATTAA
- the LOC128274677 gene encoding ATP synthase subunit O, mitochondrial produces MAASGKLTLLARQLSTSSATAQLVKPPVQVFGLEGRYACALYSAASKTKALDAVEKDLKGLQNQMRTDAKVRDLLRDPTTKRNVKAAALKDVAAKVKYNAATGNLLTVLAENGRLGRLDGIINAFSLIMAAERGEVVCEVKTAKPLDDGQRKQLENALKAFLKPNQTIQLTAKVDTSLIGGMVVSIGDKYVDMSVASKIKKYTDIITSPV; encoded by the exons ATGGCTGCATCAGGAAAATTGACCCTGCTT GCTCGTCAACTGAGCACCAGCTCAGCCACCGCTCAGCTGGTAAAGCCCCCGGTGCAGGTATTTGGTCTGGAGGGCCGCTATGCATGTGCCCTTTACTCGGCCGCTTCTAagacgaaggctctcgacgCGGTGGAGAAAGATCTGAAAGGGCTGCAGAATCAGATGCGAACGGATGCCAAGGTGCGCGATCTGCTGCGAGATCCGACGACCAAGCGAAACGTAAAGGCGGCAGCACTTAAGGATGTGGCCGCAAAGGTAAAGTATAATGCTGCTACCGGTAACCTGCTGACCGTGCTCGCCGAAAACGGTCGTCTCGGCCGTCTGGACGGTATTATCAACGCTTTCAGCTTGATCATGGCCGCCGAACGCGGTGAAGTGGTGTGCGAGGTGAAAACCGCCAAACCACTGGATGATGGTCAGCGTAAGCAGCTGGAAAATGCCCTCAAG GCATTCctgaaaccaaaccaaacgatcCAATTGACCGCAAAGGTAGATACTTCGCTGATCGGTGGCATGGTTGTGTCAATCGGTGACAAGTACGTCGACATGAGTGTGGCCAGCAAAATCAAGAAGTACACCGACATCATCACGTCGCCCGTCTAA
- the LOC128274676 gene encoding protein SET translates to MASTAKKAKKSVDALEDESVALEAVDSCQNDIDALNEKASEEILKVEQKYNALRKPYYTKRNDMIKRIPNFWVTAIVNHPQISGILEEEEEECLQFMEKLEVEEFDDIKSGYRIHFHFEENPYFENKVITKEFNLGSSGESPVSSSTAIKWKPDHDLTKSLPKKLTDVRRKRRLEYRTFFDWFTDNNDPINDDIAELIKDDLWPNPLQYYLVPDVEVEQEDDDEDGEGCEEFGEEADGSEDDEVEDEEEKTS, encoded by the exons TGGCACTGGAGGCGGTCGACAGTTGCCAGAACGATATCGACGCTCTGAATGAGAAGGCCAGCGAGGAAATACTGAAGGTGGAGCAGAAGTACAACGCTCTGCGCAAACCGTACTACACGAAGCGCAACGACATGATCAAACGCATTCCAAACTTCTGGGTGACGGCCATTGTCAACCATCCACAAATTTCCGGCATCctcgaggaggaggaagaggagtGCTTACAGTTTATGGAAAAGCTCGAGGTGGAAGAGTTTGATGACATCAAGAGCGGGTACCGGATTCACTTCCATTTCGAGGAGAATCCGTACTTTGAAAACAAGGTCATCACGAAGGAGTTCAACTTGGGCTCGAGTGGCG AAAGTCCCGTTTCGTCCAGCACGGCGATCAAATGGAAACCGGATCATGATCTGACGAAGTCGCTGCCGAAGAAGCTGACCGATGTTCGGCGGAAACGCCGCCTGGAGTATCGGACGTTTTTCGATTGGTTCACCGATAACAACGATCCAATCAACGATGACATCGCTGAGCTGATTAAGGACGATCTGTGGCCAAATCCGCTCCAGTACTACCTGGTTCCGGACGTTGAGGTGGAACaggaggacgatgacgaggacggCGAAGGCTGCGAAGAGTTTGGCGAAGAGGCGGACGGCTCAGAAGACGACGAGGTAGAGGATGAGGAAGAAAAGACATCCTAG